In a single window of the Eleginops maclovinus isolate JMC-PN-2008 ecotype Puerto Natales chromosome 6, JC_Emac_rtc_rv5, whole genome shotgun sequence genome:
- the fubp1 gene encoding far upstream element-binding protein 1 isoform X7 — MADYSSVAPPSSNSGAGMNDAFKDALQRARQIAAKIGGDVVSAPQTNDFGYGGQKRPLEDADQPETKKVATNDAFSGMGGMGGPPRSLSEEFKVPDGMVGFIIGRGGEQISRLQQESGCKIQIASDSGGMPDRSVTLTGGPESIQAAKRLLTEIVEKGRPAPAFNHNDGPGTTVQEIMIPATKAGLVIGKGGETIKGLQERAGVKMVMIQDGPQNTGADKPLRISGEPFKVQQAKEMVMELIRDQGFREQRGEYGSRVGGGSNNGDSLDVPVPRFAVGIVIGRNGEMIKKIQNDTGVRIQFKPDDGTPPERIAQIMGPPDQAQHAAEIISDLLRSVQAGGPPGHGGGRGRGRGQGNWNMGPPGGLQEFTFTVPTMKTGLIIGKGGETIKGISQQSGARIELQRNPPPNADPNIKMFTVRGSPQQIDYARQLVEEKIGGPVTPMGGPHGPPGPHGGPGPHGPPGPPGPPGAPMGPYNAGPYNQGPPGPHGPPAPYQPQGWGNGYPHWQQGQPDPSECLQDKAAADANAAAWAAYYAQYSQQPQAPMTPTSGAPGTSQSNGQGDPPPAGQSGQADYSKAWEEYYKKMGQQSQQPQDYTKAWEEYYKKQGQAAPQATAAAAAASQPGGQPDYSAAWAEYYRQQAAYYGTANPQSMGAAPQAPQVHPR; from the exons ATGGCTGACTACAGCAGCGTGGCTCCTCCGTCCTCTAACTCCGGTGCTGGCATGAACGACGCTTTTAAAGATGCTCTACAGAGAGCACGGCAG atCGCAGCGAAGATCGGCGGTGATGTTGTTTCAGCTCCCCAGACGAACGACTTTGGCTACGGAGGCCAGAAAAGGCCCCTGGAGGACGCTG ACCAACCAGAGACGAAGAAAGTGGCTACAAACGACG CCTTTTCAGGAATGGGAGGAATGGGTGGTCCCCCAAG GTCATTATCAGAGGAATTCAAGGTCCCAGATGGCATGGTTGGATTCA TTATTGGAAGAGGAGGCGAACAAATCTCTCGCCTGCAGCAAGAGTCTGGATGTAAGATACAGATTGCATCGG ACAGTGGAGGTATGCCTGATAGGTCGGTGACACTGACCGGAGGACCAGAATCCATCCA GGCTGCCAAGAGGCTACTCACAGAGATCGTTGAAAAGGGCCGTCCAGCTCCTGCATTCAACCACAACGACGGCCCCGGAACAACAGTCCAGGAGATCATGATCCCTGCCACTAAAGCTGGACTCGTGATTGGGAAGGGAGGAGAAACCATCAAAGGACTTCAG GAAAGAGCTGGCGTGAAGATGGTCATGATCCAAGATGGACCCCAAAACACAGGTGCTGACAAGCCACTCCGTATTTCAGGAGAACCCTTTAAAGTTCAG CAAGCCAAAGAGATGGTGATGGAGCTGATCAGGGATCAAGGCTTCAGGGAGCAGAGGGGAGAGTACGGTTCACGAGTCGGAGGCGGCAGTAATAATGGAGACAGCTTAGAT GTTCCCGTCCCCCGGTTTGCAGTGGGGATTGTTATTGGCAGAAATGGAGAGATGATCAAGAAAATACAGAACGACACAGGCGTCAGAATTCAGTTCAAACCAG ATGACGGTACCCCCCCTGAGAGGATAGCACAGATCATGGGCCCCCCGGACCAGGCACAGCACGCAGCAGAAATCATTTCCGACCTGCTCAGGAGTGTTCAGGCTGGTGGGCCCCCAGGACACGGCGGGGGTAGAGGGCGTGGTCGCGGGCAGGGGAACTGGAACATGGGCCCCCCTGGTGGCCTGCAGGAATTTACCTTCACTGTTCCAACCATGAAGACCGGCCTCATCATTGGAAAAG GCGGCGAGACGATAAAGGGCATCAGCCAGCAGTCTGGAGCCAGGATCGAGCTGCAGAGGAACCCTCCCCCCAACGCCGACCCCAACATCAAAATGTTCACAGTGCGGGGCTCCCCTCAACAGATCGACTACGCCAGGCAGCTAGTTGAGGAGAAAATTGGG GGTCCCGTCACTCCAATGGGTGGCCCACATGGCCCCCCCGGTCCCCATGGAGGTCCAGGCCCACACGGTCCTCCTGGACCACCTGGACCCCCCGGGGCTCCCATGGGTCCATACAACGCTGGGCCATACAACCAGGGCCCCCCAGGACCACA tGGCCCGCCAGCGCCTTACCAGCCTCAGGGGTGGGGCAACGGATACCCTCACTGGCAACAAGGACAGCCGGATCCAAGTGAGTGTCTACAGG ATAAAGCAGCAGCCGACGCCAACGCAGCAGCGTGGGCAGCTTACTACGCTCAGTACAGCCAGCAGCCGCAGGCCCCCATGACCCCAACGAGTGGAGCTCCTGGGACATCTCAATCTAACGGCCAAG GTGACCCACCGCCTGCAGGGCAGAGTGGACAGGCAGATTACTCCAAGGCCTGGGAGGAATATTACAAGAAAATGG GTCAACAGAGTCAACAACCTCAGGACTACACGAAAGCCTGGGAGgaatattacaaaaaacaag GTCAAGCAGCCCCTCAGGCCACCGCTGCCGCAGCAGCTGCCTCTCAGCCTGGCGGTCAGCCCGACTACAGCGCCGCCTGGGCGGAGTACTACCGGCAGCAGGCCGCGTACTACGGCACAGCTAACCCTCAGTCGATGGGAGCAGCACCACAAGCCCCTCAGGTACACCCCCGATAA
- the fubp1 gene encoding far upstream element-binding protein 1 isoform X14, with amino-acid sequence MADYSSVAPPSSNSGAGMNDAFKDALQRARQIAAKIGGDVVSAPQTNDFGYGGQKRPLEDADQPETKKVATNDAFSGMGGMGGPPRSLSEEFKVPDGMVGFIIGRGGEQISRLQQESGCKIQIASDSGGMPDRSVTLTGGPESIQAAKRLLTEIVEKGRPAPAFNHNDGPGTTVQEIMIPATKAGLVIGKGGETIKGLQERAGVKMVMIQDGPQNTGADKPLRISGEPFKVQQAKEMVMELIRDQGFREQRGEYGSRVGGGSNNGDSLDVPVPRFAVGIVIGRNGEMIKKIQNDTGVRIQFKPDDGTPPERIAQIMGPPDQAQHAAEIISDLLRSVQAGGPPGHGGGRGRGRGQGNWNMGPPGGLQEFTFTVPTMKTGLIIGKGGETIKGISQQSGARIELQRNPPPNADPNIKMFTVRGSPQQIDYARQLVEEKIGGPVTPMGGPHGPPGPHGGPGPHGPPGPPGPPGAPMGPYNAGPYNQGPPGPHGPPAPYQPQGWGNGYPHWQQGQPDPNKAAADANAAAWAAYYAQYSQQPQAPMTPTSGAPGTSQSNGQGDPPPAGQSGQADYSKAWEEYYKKMGQQSQQPQDYTKAWEEYYKKQGQAAPQATAAAAAASQPGGQPDYSAAWAEYYRQQAAYYGTANPQSMGAAPQAPQVHPR; translated from the exons ATGGCTGACTACAGCAGCGTGGCTCCTCCGTCCTCTAACTCCGGTGCTGGCATGAACGACGCTTTTAAAGATGCTCTACAGAGAGCACGGCAG atCGCAGCGAAGATCGGCGGTGATGTTGTTTCAGCTCCCCAGACGAACGACTTTGGCTACGGAGGCCAGAAAAGGCCCCTGGAGGACGCTG ACCAACCAGAGACGAAGAAAGTGGCTACAAACGACG CCTTTTCAGGAATGGGAGGAATGGGTGGTCCCCCAAG GTCATTATCAGAGGAATTCAAGGTCCCAGATGGCATGGTTGGATTCA TTATTGGAAGAGGAGGCGAACAAATCTCTCGCCTGCAGCAAGAGTCTGGATGTAAGATACAGATTGCATCGG ACAGTGGAGGTATGCCTGATAGGTCGGTGACACTGACCGGAGGACCAGAATCCATCCA GGCTGCCAAGAGGCTACTCACAGAGATCGTTGAAAAGGGCCGTCCAGCTCCTGCATTCAACCACAACGACGGCCCCGGAACAACAGTCCAGGAGATCATGATCCCTGCCACTAAAGCTGGACTCGTGATTGGGAAGGGAGGAGAAACCATCAAAGGACTTCAG GAAAGAGCTGGCGTGAAGATGGTCATGATCCAAGATGGACCCCAAAACACAGGTGCTGACAAGCCACTCCGTATTTCAGGAGAACCCTTTAAAGTTCAG CAAGCCAAAGAGATGGTGATGGAGCTGATCAGGGATCAAGGCTTCAGGGAGCAGAGGGGAGAGTACGGTTCACGAGTCGGAGGCGGCAGTAATAATGGAGACAGCTTAGAT GTTCCCGTCCCCCGGTTTGCAGTGGGGATTGTTATTGGCAGAAATGGAGAGATGATCAAGAAAATACAGAACGACACAGGCGTCAGAATTCAGTTCAAACCAG ATGACGGTACCCCCCCTGAGAGGATAGCACAGATCATGGGCCCCCCGGACCAGGCACAGCACGCAGCAGAAATCATTTCCGACCTGCTCAGGAGTGTTCAGGCTGGTGGGCCCCCAGGACACGGCGGGGGTAGAGGGCGTGGTCGCGGGCAGGGGAACTGGAACATGGGCCCCCCTGGTGGCCTGCAGGAATTTACCTTCACTGTTCCAACCATGAAGACCGGCCTCATCATTGGAAAAG GCGGCGAGACGATAAAGGGCATCAGCCAGCAGTCTGGAGCCAGGATCGAGCTGCAGAGGAACCCTCCCCCCAACGCCGACCCCAACATCAAAATGTTCACAGTGCGGGGCTCCCCTCAACAGATCGACTACGCCAGGCAGCTAGTTGAGGAGAAAATTGGG GGTCCCGTCACTCCAATGGGTGGCCCACATGGCCCCCCCGGTCCCCATGGAGGTCCAGGCCCACACGGTCCTCCTGGACCACCTGGACCCCCCGGGGCTCCCATGGGTCCATACAACGCTGGGCCATACAACCAGGGCCCCCCAGGACCACA tGGCCCGCCAGCGCCTTACCAGCCTCAGGGGTGGGGCAACGGATACCCTCACTGGCAACAAGGACAGCCGGATCCAA ATAAAGCAGCAGCCGACGCCAACGCAGCAGCGTGGGCAGCTTACTACGCTCAGTACAGCCAGCAGCCGCAGGCCCCCATGACCCCAACGAGTGGAGCTCCTGGGACATCTCAATCTAACGGCCAAG GTGACCCACCGCCTGCAGGGCAGAGTGGACAGGCAGATTACTCCAAGGCCTGGGAGGAATATTACAAGAAAATGG GTCAACAGAGTCAACAACCTCAGGACTACACGAAAGCCTGGGAGgaatattacaaaaaacaag GTCAAGCAGCCCCTCAGGCCACCGCTGCCGCAGCAGCTGCCTCTCAGCCTGGCGGTCAGCCCGACTACAGCGCCGCCTGGGCGGAGTACTACCGGCAGCAGGCCGCGTACTACGGCACAGCTAACCCTCAGTCGATGGGAGCAGCACCACAAGCCCCTCAGGTACACCCCCGATAA
- the fubp1 gene encoding far upstream element-binding protein 1 isoform X3 produces the protein MADYSSVAPPSSNSGAGMNDAFKDALQRARQVRTSFDQIAAKIGGDVVSAPQTNDFGYGGQKRPLEDAGGYFPMPNLNIDQPETKKVATNDAFSGMGGMGGPPRSLSEEFKVPDGMVGFIIGRGGEQISRLQQESGCKIQIASDSGGMPDRSVTLTGGPESIQAAKRLLTEIVEKGRPAPAFNHNDGPGTTVQEIMIPATKAGLVIGKGGETIKGLQERAGVKMVMIQDGPQNTGADKPLRISGEPFKVQQAKEMVMELIRDQGFREQRGEYGSRVGGGSNNGDSLDVPVPRFAVGIVIGRNGEMIKKIQNDTGVRIQFKPDDGTPPERIAQIMGPPDQAQHAAEIISDLLRSVQAGGPPGHGGGRGRGRGQGNWNMGPPGGLQEFTFTVPTMKTGLIIGKGGETIKGISQQSGARIELQRNPPPNADPNIKMFTVRGSPQQIDYARQLVEEKIGGPVTPMGGPHGPPGPHGGPGPHGPPGPPGPPGAPMGPYNAGPYNQGPPGPHGPPAPYQPQGWGNGYPHWQQGQPDPNKAAADANAAAWAAYYAQYSQQPQAPMTPTSGAPGTSQSNGQGDPPPAGQSGQADYSKAWEEYYKKMGQQSQQPQDYTKAWEEYYKKQGQAAPQATAAAAAASQPGGQPDYSAAWAEYYRQQAAYYGTANPQSMGAAPQAPQVHPR, from the exons ATGGCTGACTACAGCAGCGTGGCTCCTCCGTCCTCTAACTCCGGTGCTGGCATGAACGACGCTTTTAAAGATGCTCTACAGAGAGCACGGCAGGTAAGAACATCATTTGATCAA atCGCAGCGAAGATCGGCGGTGATGTTGTTTCAGCTCCCCAGACGAACGACTTTGGCTACGGAGGCCAGAAAAGGCCCCTGGAGGACGCTGGTGGGTATTTTCCCATGCCTAACCTAAATATCG ACCAACCAGAGACGAAGAAAGTGGCTACAAACGACG CCTTTTCAGGAATGGGAGGAATGGGTGGTCCCCCAAG GTCATTATCAGAGGAATTCAAGGTCCCAGATGGCATGGTTGGATTCA TTATTGGAAGAGGAGGCGAACAAATCTCTCGCCTGCAGCAAGAGTCTGGATGTAAGATACAGATTGCATCGG ACAGTGGAGGTATGCCTGATAGGTCGGTGACACTGACCGGAGGACCAGAATCCATCCA GGCTGCCAAGAGGCTACTCACAGAGATCGTTGAAAAGGGCCGTCCAGCTCCTGCATTCAACCACAACGACGGCCCCGGAACAACAGTCCAGGAGATCATGATCCCTGCCACTAAAGCTGGACTCGTGATTGGGAAGGGAGGAGAAACCATCAAAGGACTTCAG GAAAGAGCTGGCGTGAAGATGGTCATGATCCAAGATGGACCCCAAAACACAGGTGCTGACAAGCCACTCCGTATTTCAGGAGAACCCTTTAAAGTTCAG CAAGCCAAAGAGATGGTGATGGAGCTGATCAGGGATCAAGGCTTCAGGGAGCAGAGGGGAGAGTACGGTTCACGAGTCGGAGGCGGCAGTAATAATGGAGACAGCTTAGAT GTTCCCGTCCCCCGGTTTGCAGTGGGGATTGTTATTGGCAGAAATGGAGAGATGATCAAGAAAATACAGAACGACACAGGCGTCAGAATTCAGTTCAAACCAG ATGACGGTACCCCCCCTGAGAGGATAGCACAGATCATGGGCCCCCCGGACCAGGCACAGCACGCAGCAGAAATCATTTCCGACCTGCTCAGGAGTGTTCAGGCTGGTGGGCCCCCAGGACACGGCGGGGGTAGAGGGCGTGGTCGCGGGCAGGGGAACTGGAACATGGGCCCCCCTGGTGGCCTGCAGGAATTTACCTTCACTGTTCCAACCATGAAGACCGGCCTCATCATTGGAAAAG GCGGCGAGACGATAAAGGGCATCAGCCAGCAGTCTGGAGCCAGGATCGAGCTGCAGAGGAACCCTCCCCCCAACGCCGACCCCAACATCAAAATGTTCACAGTGCGGGGCTCCCCTCAACAGATCGACTACGCCAGGCAGCTAGTTGAGGAGAAAATTGGG GGTCCCGTCACTCCAATGGGTGGCCCACATGGCCCCCCCGGTCCCCATGGAGGTCCAGGCCCACACGGTCCTCCTGGACCACCTGGACCCCCCGGGGCTCCCATGGGTCCATACAACGCTGGGCCATACAACCAGGGCCCCCCAGGACCACA tGGCCCGCCAGCGCCTTACCAGCCTCAGGGGTGGGGCAACGGATACCCTCACTGGCAACAAGGACAGCCGGATCCAA ATAAAGCAGCAGCCGACGCCAACGCAGCAGCGTGGGCAGCTTACTACGCTCAGTACAGCCAGCAGCCGCAGGCCCCCATGACCCCAACGAGTGGAGCTCCTGGGACATCTCAATCTAACGGCCAAG GTGACCCACCGCCTGCAGGGCAGAGTGGACAGGCAGATTACTCCAAGGCCTGGGAGGAATATTACAAGAAAATGG GTCAACAGAGTCAACAACCTCAGGACTACACGAAAGCCTGGGAGgaatattacaaaaaacaag GTCAAGCAGCCCCTCAGGCCACCGCTGCCGCAGCAGCTGCCTCTCAGCCTGGCGGTCAGCCCGACTACAGCGCCGCCTGGGCGGAGTACTACCGGCAGCAGGCCGCGTACTACGGCACAGCTAACCCTCAGTCGATGGGAGCAGCACCACAAGCCCCTCAGGTACACCCCCGATAA
- the fubp1 gene encoding far upstream element-binding protein 1 isoform X10, which yields MADYSSVAPPSSNSGAGMNDAFKDALQRARQVRTSFDQIAAKIGGDVVSAPQTNDFGYGGQKRPLEDAGGYFPMPNLNIDQPETKKVATNDAFSGMGGMGGPPRSLSEEFKVPDGMVGFIIGRGGEQISRLQQESGCKIQIASDSGGMPDRSVTLTGGPESIQAAKRLLTEIVEKGRPAPAFNHNDGPGTTVQEIMIPATKAGLVIGKGGETIKGLQERAGVKMVMIQDGPQNTGADKPLRISGEPFKVQQAKEMVMELIRDQGFREQRGEYGSRVGGGSNNGDSLDVPVPRFAVGIVIGRNGEMIKKIQNDTGVRIQFKPDDGTPPERIAQIMGPPDQAQHAAEIISDLLRSVQAGGPPGHGGGRGRGRGQGNWNMGPPGGLQEFTFTVPTMKTGLIIGKGGETIKGISQQSGARIELQRNPPPNADPNIKMFTVRGSPQQIDYARQLVEEKIGGPVTPMGGPHGPPGPHGGPGPHGPPGPPGPPGAPMGPYNAGPYNQGPPGPHGPPAPYQPQGWGNGYPHWQQGQPDPSECLQDKAAADANAAAWAAYYAQYSQQPQAPMTPTSGAPGTSQSNGQGQQSQQPQDYTKAWEEYYKKQGQAAPQATAAAAAASQPGGQPDYSAAWAEYYRQQAAYYGTANPQSMGAAPQAPQGQ from the exons ATGGCTGACTACAGCAGCGTGGCTCCTCCGTCCTCTAACTCCGGTGCTGGCATGAACGACGCTTTTAAAGATGCTCTACAGAGAGCACGGCAGGTAAGAACATCATTTGATCAA atCGCAGCGAAGATCGGCGGTGATGTTGTTTCAGCTCCCCAGACGAACGACTTTGGCTACGGAGGCCAGAAAAGGCCCCTGGAGGACGCTGGTGGGTATTTTCCCATGCCTAACCTAAATATCG ACCAACCAGAGACGAAGAAAGTGGCTACAAACGACG CCTTTTCAGGAATGGGAGGAATGGGTGGTCCCCCAAG GTCATTATCAGAGGAATTCAAGGTCCCAGATGGCATGGTTGGATTCA TTATTGGAAGAGGAGGCGAACAAATCTCTCGCCTGCAGCAAGAGTCTGGATGTAAGATACAGATTGCATCGG ACAGTGGAGGTATGCCTGATAGGTCGGTGACACTGACCGGAGGACCAGAATCCATCCA GGCTGCCAAGAGGCTACTCACAGAGATCGTTGAAAAGGGCCGTCCAGCTCCTGCATTCAACCACAACGACGGCCCCGGAACAACAGTCCAGGAGATCATGATCCCTGCCACTAAAGCTGGACTCGTGATTGGGAAGGGAGGAGAAACCATCAAAGGACTTCAG GAAAGAGCTGGCGTGAAGATGGTCATGATCCAAGATGGACCCCAAAACACAGGTGCTGACAAGCCACTCCGTATTTCAGGAGAACCCTTTAAAGTTCAG CAAGCCAAAGAGATGGTGATGGAGCTGATCAGGGATCAAGGCTTCAGGGAGCAGAGGGGAGAGTACGGTTCACGAGTCGGAGGCGGCAGTAATAATGGAGACAGCTTAGAT GTTCCCGTCCCCCGGTTTGCAGTGGGGATTGTTATTGGCAGAAATGGAGAGATGATCAAGAAAATACAGAACGACACAGGCGTCAGAATTCAGTTCAAACCAG ATGACGGTACCCCCCCTGAGAGGATAGCACAGATCATGGGCCCCCCGGACCAGGCACAGCACGCAGCAGAAATCATTTCCGACCTGCTCAGGAGTGTTCAGGCTGGTGGGCCCCCAGGACACGGCGGGGGTAGAGGGCGTGGTCGCGGGCAGGGGAACTGGAACATGGGCCCCCCTGGTGGCCTGCAGGAATTTACCTTCACTGTTCCAACCATGAAGACCGGCCTCATCATTGGAAAAG GCGGCGAGACGATAAAGGGCATCAGCCAGCAGTCTGGAGCCAGGATCGAGCTGCAGAGGAACCCTCCCCCCAACGCCGACCCCAACATCAAAATGTTCACAGTGCGGGGCTCCCCTCAACAGATCGACTACGCCAGGCAGCTAGTTGAGGAGAAAATTGGG GGTCCCGTCACTCCAATGGGTGGCCCACATGGCCCCCCCGGTCCCCATGGAGGTCCAGGCCCACACGGTCCTCCTGGACCACCTGGACCCCCCGGGGCTCCCATGGGTCCATACAACGCTGGGCCATACAACCAGGGCCCCCCAGGACCACA tGGCCCGCCAGCGCCTTACCAGCCTCAGGGGTGGGGCAACGGATACCCTCACTGGCAACAAGGACAGCCGGATCCAAGTGAGTGTCTACAGG ATAAAGCAGCAGCCGACGCCAACGCAGCAGCGTGGGCAGCTTACTACGCTCAGTACAGCCAGCAGCCGCAGGCCCCCATGACCCCAACGAGTGGAGCTCCTGGGACATCTCAATCTAACGGCCAAG GTCAACAGAGTCAACAACCTCAGGACTACACGAAAGCCTGGGAGgaatattacaaaaaacaag GTCAAGCAGCCCCTCAGGCCACCGCTGCCGCAGCAGCTGCCTCTCAGCCTGGCGGTCAGCCCGACTACAGCGCCGCCTGGGCGGAGTACTACCGGCAGCAGGCCGCGTACTACGGCACAGCTAACCCTCAGTCGATGGGAGCAGCACCACAAGCCCCTCAG GGCCAGTAA
- the fubp1 gene encoding far upstream element-binding protein 1 isoform X8, producing MADYSSVAPPSSNSGAGMNDAFKDALQRARQVRTSFDQIAAKIGGDVVSAPQTNDFGYGGQKRPLEDAAFSGMGGMGGPPRSLSEEFKVPDGMVGFIIGRGGEQISRLQQESGCKIQIASDSGGMPDRSVTLTGGPESIQAAKRLLTEIVEKGRPAPAFNHNDGPGTTVQEIMIPATKAGLVIGKGGETIKGLQERAGVKMVMIQDGPQNTGADKPLRISGEPFKVQQAKEMVMELIRDQGFREQRGEYGSRVGGGSNNGDSLDVPVPRFAVGIVIGRNGEMIKKIQNDTGVRIQFKPDDGTPPERIAQIMGPPDQAQHAAEIISDLLRSVQAGGPPGHGGGRGRGRGQGNWNMGPPGGLQEFTFTVPTMKTGLIIGKGGETIKGISQQSGARIELQRNPPPNADPNIKMFTVRGSPQQIDYARQLVEEKIGGPVTPMGGPHGPPGPHGGPGPHGPPGPPGPPGAPMGPYNAGPYNQGPPGPHGPPAPYQPQGWGNGYPHWQQGQPDPSECLQDKAAADANAAAWAAYYAQYSQQPQAPMTPTSGAPGTSQSNGQGDPPPAGQSGQADYSKAWEEYYKKMGQQSQQPQDYTKAWEEYYKKQGQAAPQATAAAAAASQPGGQPDYSAAWAEYYRQQAAYYGTANPQSMGAAPQAPQVHPR from the exons ATGGCTGACTACAGCAGCGTGGCTCCTCCGTCCTCTAACTCCGGTGCTGGCATGAACGACGCTTTTAAAGATGCTCTACAGAGAGCACGGCAGGTAAGAACATCATTTGATCAA atCGCAGCGAAGATCGGCGGTGATGTTGTTTCAGCTCCCCAGACGAACGACTTTGGCTACGGAGGCCAGAAAAGGCCCCTGGAGGACGCTG CCTTTTCAGGAATGGGAGGAATGGGTGGTCCCCCAAG GTCATTATCAGAGGAATTCAAGGTCCCAGATGGCATGGTTGGATTCA TTATTGGAAGAGGAGGCGAACAAATCTCTCGCCTGCAGCAAGAGTCTGGATGTAAGATACAGATTGCATCGG ACAGTGGAGGTATGCCTGATAGGTCGGTGACACTGACCGGAGGACCAGAATCCATCCA GGCTGCCAAGAGGCTACTCACAGAGATCGTTGAAAAGGGCCGTCCAGCTCCTGCATTCAACCACAACGACGGCCCCGGAACAACAGTCCAGGAGATCATGATCCCTGCCACTAAAGCTGGACTCGTGATTGGGAAGGGAGGAGAAACCATCAAAGGACTTCAG GAAAGAGCTGGCGTGAAGATGGTCATGATCCAAGATGGACCCCAAAACACAGGTGCTGACAAGCCACTCCGTATTTCAGGAGAACCCTTTAAAGTTCAG CAAGCCAAAGAGATGGTGATGGAGCTGATCAGGGATCAAGGCTTCAGGGAGCAGAGGGGAGAGTACGGTTCACGAGTCGGAGGCGGCAGTAATAATGGAGACAGCTTAGAT GTTCCCGTCCCCCGGTTTGCAGTGGGGATTGTTATTGGCAGAAATGGAGAGATGATCAAGAAAATACAGAACGACACAGGCGTCAGAATTCAGTTCAAACCAG ATGACGGTACCCCCCCTGAGAGGATAGCACAGATCATGGGCCCCCCGGACCAGGCACAGCACGCAGCAGAAATCATTTCCGACCTGCTCAGGAGTGTTCAGGCTGGTGGGCCCCCAGGACACGGCGGGGGTAGAGGGCGTGGTCGCGGGCAGGGGAACTGGAACATGGGCCCCCCTGGTGGCCTGCAGGAATTTACCTTCACTGTTCCAACCATGAAGACCGGCCTCATCATTGGAAAAG GCGGCGAGACGATAAAGGGCATCAGCCAGCAGTCTGGAGCCAGGATCGAGCTGCAGAGGAACCCTCCCCCCAACGCCGACCCCAACATCAAAATGTTCACAGTGCGGGGCTCCCCTCAACAGATCGACTACGCCAGGCAGCTAGTTGAGGAGAAAATTGGG GGTCCCGTCACTCCAATGGGTGGCCCACATGGCCCCCCCGGTCCCCATGGAGGTCCAGGCCCACACGGTCCTCCTGGACCACCTGGACCCCCCGGGGCTCCCATGGGTCCATACAACGCTGGGCCATACAACCAGGGCCCCCCAGGACCACA tGGCCCGCCAGCGCCTTACCAGCCTCAGGGGTGGGGCAACGGATACCCTCACTGGCAACAAGGACAGCCGGATCCAAGTGAGTGTCTACAGG ATAAAGCAGCAGCCGACGCCAACGCAGCAGCGTGGGCAGCTTACTACGCTCAGTACAGCCAGCAGCCGCAGGCCCCCATGACCCCAACGAGTGGAGCTCCTGGGACATCTCAATCTAACGGCCAAG GTGACCCACCGCCTGCAGGGCAGAGTGGACAGGCAGATTACTCCAAGGCCTGGGAGGAATATTACAAGAAAATGG GTCAACAGAGTCAACAACCTCAGGACTACACGAAAGCCTGGGAGgaatattacaaaaaacaag GTCAAGCAGCCCCTCAGGCCACCGCTGCCGCAGCAGCTGCCTCTCAGCCTGGCGGTCAGCCCGACTACAGCGCCGCCTGGGCGGAGTACTACCGGCAGCAGGCCGCGTACTACGGCACAGCTAACCCTCAGTCGATGGGAGCAGCACCACAAGCCCCTCAGGTACACCCCCGATAA